Proteins encoded together in one Cicer arietinum cultivar CDC Frontier isolate Library 1 chromosome 4, Cicar.CDCFrontier_v2.0, whole genome shotgun sequence window:
- the LOC101491023 gene encoding uncharacterized protein isoform X2, whose translation MAFMAVLESDLRALSAEARRRYPAVKDGAEHAILKLRTLSSPSEIAHNDDILRIFLMACEVRTIKLSIIGLSCLQKLISHDAVSPSALREILSTLKDHAEMADEGVQLKTLQTISIIFQSRLHPENEDTMSQALGICLRLLENSRSSDSVRNTAAATFRQAVALIFDRVVLAESLPAGKFGFGSQLSRTSSVTGDVNRSINLTDSLDHESTRGGPPVMRETLTETGKLGLRLLEDLTSLAAGGSAIWLRVNIIQRTFALDILEFILSNYVAVFRTLLPYEQALRRQICSILMTSLRTNAELEGEAGEPSFRRLVLRSVAHIIRLYSSSLITECEVFLSMLLKATFLDLPLWHRILVLEILRGFCVEARTLRILFQNFDMHPKNTNVVEGMVKALARVVSNVQVQESSEESLAAVAGMFSSKAKGIEWSLDNDASNSAVLVASEAHAITLAVEGLLGVVFTVATLTDEAIDVGELESPRCDNDPPAKWSGKTAILCLSMVDSLWLTILDALSLILSRSQGEAIVLEILKGYQAFTQACGILRAVEPLNSFLASLCKFTINFPVETEKRSGLPSPVSKRSELSVEQRDSIVLTPKNVQALRTLFNIAHRLHNVLGPSWVLVLETLAALDRAIHSPHATTQEVSTPVPKFARELSTQYSDFNILSSLNSQLFESSALMHISAVKSLLSALCQLSHQCMLSTSSGSGPTASQRIGSISFSVERMISILVNNVHRVEPFWDQVVSHFLELADNPNPHLKNMALDALDQSISAVLGSEQFEDYKQSKSLETSQEMEASLNRLMSLECSVISPLKVLYFSTQSVDVRVGSLKILLHVLERYGEKLHYSWPNILELLRYVADVSEKDLVTIGFQNLRVIMNDGLSALPRDCLQVCVDVTGAYSAQKTELNISLTAVGLLWTMTDFIAKGLLNEPFEEKATGVVSTVKLTDSENMEDKKHSFPSNARDRPCYVDDVDFEKLLFSVFSLLQNLGADERPEVRNSAVRTLFQTLGTHGQKLSKSMWEDCLWNYVFPTLNRASFMVATSSKDEWQGKELGTRGGKAVHMLIHHSRNTAQKQWDETLVLVLGGIARILRLFFPFFTSLSNFWSGWESLLQFVENSILNGSKEVALAAINCLQTNVNSHSLKGNMPMPYLISVIDVYELVLKKPSSYSDKVKQEILHGLGEIYVQAKGSFNDVIYTQLIAIIGLAVKKAMITNDNFEMEFGNVPPVLRTILEMLPLLGPTEATSSMWPVLLREFLQYLPRQDTHLQNEDGKIDQARDSPVNYEAPNGTTPISRDKVAASPGSESTAAINAGTPSYIFAEKLVPLLVDLFLQAPTAEKYIVYPEIIQSLGRCMTTRRDNPDSALWRLAVEAFNRVLVDFVLKTTNGGPDSGITKPVRTRIWKEIADVYEIFLVGYCGRALSSNSLSAVVLEADESLEMTILNILGDAVLKLPIDTPMDVVERLVSTLDRCASRTCSLPVETVELMPPHCSRFSLTCLQKLFSLSSYSNEINWNTMRSEVSKISITVLMNRCEYILSRFLTDENGLGEYPLPKARLEEIIYVLQELACLVIHPDVPSVLPLHPCLRTDLAEDKEKHGNRSHLFVLLPSFCELVTSREIRIRELVQVLLRLVSKELWLEKLSLACEKYTSR comes from the exons GATACTATGTCTCAAGCTCTTGGTATCTGTCTCAGGCTTCTTGAAAACAGTCGATCTTCTGACAGTGTGCGGAA TACTGCTGCAGCTACCTTCAGGCAGGCAGTGGCCTTGATTTTTGATCGTGTAGTTTTGGCTGAGTCTCTTCCTGCCGGCAAATTTGGTTTTGGAAGCCAGCTCTCACGGACTAGTTCAGTTACTGGTGATGTTAACCGTAGCATCAATTTGACTGA CTCATTAGATCATGAATCTACACGTGGAGGTCCTCCAGTGATGAGGGAGACGTTGACTGAAACTGGGAAACTTGGGCTGCGTTTGCTTGAAGACCTGACATCTCTTGCTGCAGGTGGATCT GCAATTTGGTTACGCGTAAATATTATTCAGAGGACATTTGCACTTGATATTCTAGA ATTCATTTTGTCCAACTATGTGGCTGTTTTCAGAACTTTGTTACCCTATGAACAG GCTTTACGACGGCAGATATGTTCAATTCTCATGACTTCGCTTCGTACTAATGCTGAG CTCGAAGGAGAAGCTGGCGAGCCTAGCTTTCGTCGTTTGGTCTTGCGCTCCGTTGCTCATATTATAAGGCTTTACAGTTCTTCCCTTATCACTGAGTGTGAG GTTTTTCTCAGTATGTTACTCAAGGCTACTTTTCTTGATTTGCCATTATGGCATCGCATTCTTGTTCTTGAGATTTTGAGG GGATTTTGTGTCGAGGCCCGGACACTACggattcttttccaaaattttgatat GCACCCTAAGAATACAAATGTTGTGGAGGGAATGGTCAAAGCTCTTGCTAGGGTTGTTTCAAATGTACAG GTTCAAGAATCAAGTGAGGAGAGCCTGGCAGCTGTTGCAGGAATGTTTAGTAGCAAAGCCAAAG GTATTGAATGGAGTCTAGATAATGATGCATCCAATTCTGCAGTCTTAGTTGCCAGTGAAGCACATGCCATAACTTTGGCAGTTGAAGGACTCTTGGGAGTTGTTTTCACTGTTGCAACTTTAACAGATGAAGCCATAGATGTTGGAGAg CTAGAGTCCCCTAGATGTGATAACGATCCACCTGCCAAATGGAGTGGTAAAACTGCAATTCTCTGCCTCTCAATGGTTGACTCACTGTGGTTGACAATACTTGATGCATTATCCCTTATTCTATCAAG GTCACAAGGAGAGGCCATTGTGTTGGAAATATTAAAGGGATATCAGGCATTCACTCAG GCTTGTGGAATCCTCCGAGCTGTAGAACCTTTAAACTCATTTCTTGCTTCCCTTTGCAAATTTACCATCAATTTTCCAGTTGAAACTGAAAAAAGGAG TGGTTTGCCGTCTCCTGTATCAAAACGGTCTGAACTATCAGTTGAGCAGAGGGATAGCATTGTGCTTACGCCCAAGAATGTACAG GCCTTGAGAACTCTCTTCAACATTGCTCATCGATTGCATAATGTTTTGGGCCCATCCTGGGTTTTG GTTTTGGAAACTCTAGCAGCTTTAGATCGCGCAATTCATTCCCCACATGCTACTACTCAG GAGGTTTCTACCCCTGTCCCAAAGTTCGCAAGGGAGTTATCAACTCAATACAGTGACTTCAATATACTCTCTTCTTTGAACTCTCAG CTCTTTGAGAGCTCTGCTCTGATGCATATATCTGCTGTAAAATCCCTCCTCTCTGCATTATGTCAACTTTCACATCAATGCATGTTGAGTACTTCAAGTGGTTCAGGACCAACGGCTAGTCAAAGAATTGGAAGTATCAGCTTTTCGGTGGAGAGAATGATATCCATCCTTGTGAATAATGTTCACA GGGTTGAGCCATTTTGGGATCAAGTTGTTAGTCACTTTCTTGAG CTTGCTGACAATCCTAATCCTCATTTGAAAAATATGGCACTTGATGCGCTTGATCAATCTATTTCTGCAGTATTAGGTTCTGAGCAATTCGAAGACTACAAGCAATCCAAGTCTCTTGAAACATCTCAGGAA ATGGAAGCTAGTCTCAATAGGTTGATGTCTCTTGAATGTTCTGTCATATCTCCCCTAaaggttctttatttttctaccCAAAGTGTAGATGTTCGTGTTGGATCTTTGAAAATTCTCTTGCATGTCTTAGAG aGATATGGAGAAAAACTCCATTACAGCTGGCCGAATATACTAGAACTGTTGAG GTATGTAGCAGATGTTTCAGAGAAGGATCTTGTTACTATTGGTTTCCAG AACCTACGAGTGATAATGAATGATGGACTGTCCGCCTTACCTAGAGACTGCCTTCAAGT GTGTGTTGATGTCACAGGAGCATACAGTGCTCAAAAGACAGAGTTGAACATAAGTTTGACGGCGGTTGGACTCCTGTGGACTATGACTGATTTCATTGCAAAGGGCCTTCTCAATGAACCTTTTGAAGAAAAGGCAACAG GTGTTGTTTCTACAGTGAAGCTGACAGACAGCGAAAATATGGAGGATAAAAAACATAGCTTTCCTAGTAATGCAAGAGATCGACCTTGTTATGTGGATGATGTtgattttgagaaacttttatTCTCTGTTTTCTCATTACTTCAAAACCTTGGGGCAGATGAGAGACCAGAg GTGCGAAATTCTGCTGTCAGGACACTTTTCCAAACATTAGGAACTCATGGGCAAAAGCTTTCAAAGAGCATGTGGGAAGATTGTCTTTGGAATTATGTATTTCCTACATTAAATCGTGCTTCTTTCATG GTTGCTACTTCATCAAAAGACGAATGGCAAGGCAAAGAACTTGGAACTCGAGGAGGAAAAGCGGTTCATATGCTCATACATCATAG CCGTAACACAGCTCAGAAGCAGTGGGACGAAACTCTTGTACTTGTTCTTGGTGGAATAGCACGGATATTGCGATTGTTCTTTCCTTTTTTCACAAGTTTAAGTAACTTTTGGTCTG GTTGGGAATCATTGCTTCAATTTGTGGAGAATAGCATTTTAAATGGTAGTAAAGAAGTAGCACTTGCTGCAATTAATTGTTTGCAGACAAATGTTAACTCCCATTCGTTGAAG GGAAATATGCCGATGCCTTACCTGATTTCAGTGATTGATGTTTATGAGCTTGTTCTGAAAAAGCCATCCAGTTACAGTGACAAGGTGAAGCAGGAGATTCTGCATGGTCTTG GAGAGATTTACGTGCAGGCTAAAGGATCATTCAATGATGTCATATACACACAGTTGATAGCAATCATAGGTTTGGCTGTGAAGAAAGCCATGATAACAAATGATAACTTTGAAATGGAATTT GGTAATGTCCCACCTGTGCTACGGACTATACTAGAAATGTTACCGCTGTTAGGTCCAACTGAAGCAACTTCTTCCATGTGGCCTGTTCTTCTTCGAGAGTTTCTGCAATATCTTCCTAGACAGGATACCCATTTACAGAATGAGGATGGAAAAATAGATCAAGCAAGAG ATTCTCCGGTGAACTATGAAGCACCTAATGGCACCACTCCAATATCACGTGATAAAGTAGCAGCATCTCCAGGTTCTGAGTCAACTGCAGCTATAAATGCAGGCACTCCTAGTTATATATTTGCAGAGAAGCTAGTTCCTTTGTTGGTAGATCTATTCCTGCAGGCACCTACAGCTGAAAAGTATATTGTATACCCTGAAATTATTCAAAGCCTGGGAAG atgTATGACAACAAGACGAGACAATCCAGATAGTGCACTTTGGAGGTTAGCAGTTGAAGCATTCAATCGTGTTCTTGTTGACTTTGTCCTCAAAACAACAAATGGTGGTCCAGATTCGGGCATTACTAAACCTGTCAGAACACGTATATGGAAAGAAATTGCTGATGTTTATGAAATATTCCTTGTTGGATACTGTGGACGAGCTCTTTCTTCAAATTCTCTCTCGGCGGTGGTTTTAGAGGCTGATGAGTCCCTTGAGATGACTATCTTAAATATTCTTGGCGACGCTGTCCTCAAGTTGCCCATTGACACCCCTATGGAT GTTGTGGAGCGACTGGTTTCCACATTGGACCGTTGTGCATCACGCACATGCTCATTACCTGTTGAGACTGTAGAGCTCATGCCTCCACATTGCAGCAGATTTTCCTTGACTTGTTTACAGAAGTTATTTTCTTTGAGCAG TTACTCTAATGAAATCAATTGGAATACGATGAGATCTGAAGTCAGCAAAATCTCAATTACGGTGCTTATGAACAGATGTGAATACATCTTGAGCAGGTTTCTGACAGATGAAAATGGCTTAG GGGAGTATCCATTACCGAAAGCAAGACTTGAAGAAATTATTTATGTACTCCAAGAACTGGCATGTCTTGTAATTCATCCAGACGTGCCATCTGTTCTCCCCTTGCACCCATGCTTGAGAACTGACCTAGCAGAGGACAAGGAGAAGCATGGGAACCGTTCCCATTTGTTTGTGCTTTTACCTTCCTTTTGTGAGCTTGTTACATCAAG AGAAATAAGAATACGGGAGCTGGTGCAAGTACTGCTTCGACTAGTCTCCAAGGAATTGTGGCTGGAAAAGCTCAGCTTAGCGTGTGAAAAATACACATCCAGATAA